A window of Rhododendron vialii isolate Sample 1 chromosome 13a, ASM3025357v1 contains these coding sequences:
- the LOC131314801 gene encoding exocyst complex component EXO70H1: MPSKGMSIVFMSPSRASSSPPPSPLRNSSPPAPRQTFSSSMKAENLDIAESIITKWSVEERSSNFCKLSSLFTNRREAKDYLQSVKDLQAAMHFFVSDGLSSSSQQLVRAQNLMQNAMKRLEREFYQILSSNRSNLDPESVSSRSSRASASISDFEDDYSDEDDINVAGGDSVHKVVAGDSASEVAMADLQAIADTMISSGYSKECLKVYKLVRKSILDESLYYLGVEKLSLSQIQKLDWDVVDVKIKSWLNAVKVAVKTLFLGERILCDVVFSTSPKISESCFAEITRENAVTLFGFPEHVAKYKKLTPEKLFRVLDLYDSISELWPETESIFSSDSGSAVRSQAVNSLVRLGEAVRAMLSEFEAAIQKDGSKTPVQGGGVHPLTRYVMNYVVFLCDYSGSLSDVLADSALNTQSPLPESYFSSPTPYDCCTSALSVRLAWLILVLLCKLDGKVEQYKDVALSYLFLANNLNYVVSKVCSSSLKLLLGDEWIESHEAKVKQYAANYERMGWSKVMSSLPEADPAAEIPRQEARECFRSFNSGFEEAYRKQTSWVVPDPKLRDEIKVSLAKKLVPAYTSFYEEYRWLFGREAGVEPVVRYAPDDLGNYLSDLFYGTGAASSVSSSVCSSPSSWQSRGRKVR, encoded by the coding sequence ATGCCAAGCAAAGGTATGAGTATTGTCTTCATGTCTCCTTCTAGGGcttcatcatcaccaccaccatcgcctCTCCGAAATTCGTCACCTCCGGCGCCTCGACAAACTTTCTCGTCCTCTATGAAGGCGGAAAACCTGGACATCGCGGAGTCAATTATCACGAAATGGAGCGTCGAGGAACGCTCCAGCAATTTCTGCAAACTCAGCTCCCTCTTCACTAACCGGAGGGAGGCGAAGGACTACCTCCAGTCGGTGAAGGATTTACAGGCAGCGATGCACTTCTTTGTCTCGGACGGTTTGAGTTCGAGCTCCCAGCAGCTCGTGAGGGCTCAGAACTTGATGCAAAACGCCATGAAGCGGCTGGAGAGAGAGTTTTACCAGATCCTGTCGTCTAACCGGAGTAACTTGGATCCTGAGTCGGTTTCGAGCCGGTCCTCCCGGGCCTCGGCTAGTATTTCAGATTTCGAAGACGACTACTCCGATGAAGACGACATTAACGTCGCCGGCGGCGATTCGGTTCACAAAGTCGTCGCCGGCGACTCAGCTTCGGAAGTCGCGATGGCTGATTTGCAAGCCATCGCGGACACAATGATTTCGTCCGGGTACAGCAAGGAGTGCTTGAAGGTTTACAAACTCGTTCGGAAATCAATTTTGGACGAGAGCTTGTACTATCTCGGAGTAGAGAAGCTGAGCTTATCACAAATTCAGAAACTAGACTGGGACGTAGTCGATGTGAAAATTAAATCGTGGTTGAACGCCGTCAAAGTCGCGGTGAAAACGCTCTTCCTCGGAGAGAGAATCCTCTGCGACGTCGTCTTCTCCACGTCTCCTAAGATCTCCGAGTCCTGTTTCGCGGAAATCACCAGAGAGAACGCCGTGACTCTGTTCGGGTTCCCCGAACACGTGGCCAAGTACAAGAAACTCACCCCGGAGAAACTGTTCCGTGTACTCGACCTCTACGATTCCATTTCAGAGCTCTGGCCGGAGACGGAGTCCATCTTCTCGTCCGACTCGGGCTCCGCCGTCAGATCTCAGGCCGTCAACTCCCTCGTCAGGCTTGGCGAGGCCGTCCGGGCCATGCTGTCGGAATTCGAGGCCGCAATCCAGAAGGACGGCTCTAAAACGCCGGTCCAAGGCGGTGGGGTCCATCCGTTAACGCGATACGTCATGAACTACGTGGTTTTCCTCTGCGATTACAGTGGCTCTCTCTCCGACGTATTAGCCGATTCGGCGCTAAACACGCAGTCTCCGTTGCCAGAGTCTTACTTCTCGAGCCCGACCCCCTACGACTGCTGCACGTCAGCATTATCGGTCCGGCTGGCGTGGCTGATCCTGGTCCTCCTCTGCAAACTCGACGGGAAAGTCGAGCAGTACAAGGACGTGGCTCTGTCGTATCTGTTCCTCGCCAACAACTTAAACTACGTCGTCTCAAAGGTCTGCTCGTCGAGCCTGAAGCTCCTGTTAGGAGACGAATGGATAGAGAGTCACGAGGCGAAGGTGAAACAGTACGCGGCGAATTACGAGAGAATGGGGTGGAGCAAGGTGATGTCATCGCTGCCGGAGGCGGATCCGGCGGCTGAGATCCCGCGTCAGGAGGCGCGAGAGTGCTTCAGGAGTTTCAATTCGGGTTTCGAAGAGGCGTACAGGAAACAGACGTCTTGGGTCGTGCCCGACCCGAAACTGCGAGACGAGATCAAGGTCTCCCTCGCGAAGAAGCTGGTGCCGGCGTACACGTCGTTTTACGAGGAGTACCGGTGGTTGTTCGGGCGGGAAGCGGGAGTCGAACCGGTGGTCAGATATGCCCCTGACGATCTCGGGAATTACTTGTCGGACCTGTTTTACGGGACGGGGGCTGCCAGTAGCGTGTCGTCGTCGGTTTGTTCTTCGCCGTCGTCGTGGCAGTCGCGTGGACGGAAAGTTCGTTGA